One window of Aliarcobacter lanthieri genomic DNA carries:
- the polA gene encoding DNA polymerase I produces MKRSITVIDTFGFLFRSYFALPPLRSNDGAPTGLLTGFINFIASIGKDFKTDYIVFALDAKGDTFRNELFENYKAQRPDVPEDLLTQLPIAVSWVEKMGFKIAIRTGYEADDMVASIAKDAKEKGLEVRIVSHDKDLYQLIDDQNSVYLFDPTKKQIINESKCIEKYGVTPKQFTDYQSLVGDTADNIPGVKGVGAKTAQSLIEQFGSLESIYNNIENIDRKRTKELLLESKDNAFLSKKLVTLRDDCQFISNLDEFILPLENPILKISDELIKYDMTKVLERVNKNGLSYKTQMPVPKKIESEKVEYILLDNENDLSLAINKIPRDSYIAFDTETTNLDTTKAKIVGFSFCYEENKAYYVPIGHNYLGVGNQISLEVAKKTIEILSRYKLIFQNFKYDWQIIKNNFNLDLKLYADTMILSWLLNTNEKVGIDFQVEKYFKHKMIAFSEVVKKGEDFSSIELNKACEYAAEDALWTLKLFNKQLELFKERKEEELLNIGFELEFNFIYVLASMEQQGIKIDIELLQKYKDISSQYLSELTSKIHEAVEEIFNINSPKQLGVILFEKLGLDSSKKTKTGYSTDESVLESLKDKHLVIPMLLKYREAFKLHSTYIEPLLELALKDKHNRIFTSFLHTGTTTGRLSSKNPNLQNIPVGIQSNIQIRKAFIAEDGYKLVGVDYSQIELRLLAHFSQDDALVDAFKQDLDIHYQTAVKIFGESKAKNKRSIAKTINFGLLYGMGSKKLADTLNITTKEAKIYIDSYFEAFKSVKDYFKSIEDGVKEKGYVKTLLNRKRLFDFQGASPMLQAAYLREAVNTLFQGSAADLIKLAMIKIHLKYKDNKNVKMLLQIHDELIFEIKDEFVDEITKDIKNIMENIFILNIPLKVSVAVGNSWQDLK; encoded by the coding sequence ATGAAAAGAAGTATTACGGTTATAGATACATTTGGGTTTTTATTTAGAAGTTATTTTGCTTTACCTCCATTACGCTCAAATGATGGTGCTCCTACTGGACTTTTGACTGGATTTATAAATTTTATTGCTAGTATAGGTAAAGATTTTAAAACAGATTATATAGTTTTTGCATTAGATGCAAAAGGAGATACTTTTAGAAATGAATTATTTGAAAACTATAAAGCACAACGTCCTGATGTTCCTGAAGATTTATTAACTCAACTTCCTATTGCAGTATCTTGGGTAGAAAAAATGGGATTTAAAATAGCTATAAGAACTGGCTATGAAGCTGATGATATGGTTGCTAGTATTGCAAAGGATGCAAAAGAAAAAGGTTTAGAAGTAAGAATAGTATCTCATGATAAAGATTTATATCAATTAATAGATGACCAAAATAGTGTATATCTTTTTGATCCAACAAAAAAACAGATAATAAATGAATCAAAATGTATAGAAAAATATGGAGTTACACCAAAGCAGTTTACAGATTATCAATCTTTAGTAGGTGATACAGCAGATAATATACCTGGAGTTAAAGGTGTTGGAGCAAAAACAGCACAAAGTTTAATAGAACAATTTGGTAGTCTTGAAAGTATATATAATAATATAGAGAATATTGATAGAAAAAGAACAAAAGAACTTTTACTTGAAAGTAAAGATAATGCTTTTTTATCAAAAAAACTTGTAACTTTAAGAGATGATTGTCAATTTATATCAAATTTAGATGAGTTTATTTTACCTCTAGAAAACCCAATCCTTAAAATTTCTGATGAATTAATAAAATATGATATGACAAAAGTTTTAGAAAGAGTAAATAAAAATGGTCTTAGTTATAAAACTCAAATGCCAGTACCAAAAAAAATAGAATCTGAAAAAGTTGAATATATACTACTTGACAATGAAAATGATTTAAGTTTAGCTATAAATAAAATACCAAGAGATAGTTATATTGCATTTGATACAGAAACAACTAACCTTGATACAACTAAAGCAAAAATTGTAGGGTTTTCGTTTTGCTATGAAGAGAATAAAGCATATTATGTACCAATAGGGCATAATTATTTAGGAGTTGGAAATCAAATATCTCTAGAAGTTGCTAAAAAAACTATTGAGATTCTAAGTAGATATAAGTTGATTTTCCAAAACTTTAAATATGATTGGCAAATAATAAAAAATAATTTTAATTTAGATTTAAAATTATATGCTGATACTATGATTTTATCTTGGTTATTAAACACTAATGAAAAAGTGGGGATAGACTTTCAAGTTGAAAAATATTTTAAGCATAAAATGATAGCCTTTAGTGAAGTAGTAAAAAAAGGTGAAGATTTTTCAAGTATTGAGTTAAATAAAGCTTGTGAGTATGCAGCTGAAGATGCTTTATGGACTTTAAAACTTTTTAATAAACAACTTGAACTTTTTAAAGAAAGAAAAGAGGAAGAACTTTTAAATATAGGCTTTGAGTTAGAGTTTAATTTTATTTATGTTTTGGCTTCAATGGAACAACAAGGTATAAAAATAGATATTGAACTATTACAGAAATATAAAGATATAAGTTCACAATATTTAAGTGAATTAACTTCAAAAATACATGAAGCTGTTGAAGAAATTTTTAATATAAACTCTCCTAAACAATTAGGTGTTATCTTATTTGAAAAGTTAGGACTTGATAGTTCTAAAAAGACAAAAACTGGATATAGTACAGATGAATCAGTTTTGGAGAGTTTAAAAGATAAGCACCTAGTTATTCCAATGTTACTTAAATATAGAGAAGCTTTTAAACTTCACTCAACTTATATTGAGCCTTTATTAGAATTAGCTTTAAAAGATAAACATAATAGGATATTTACTTCATTTTTACATACGGGTACAACAACAGGAAGACTTAGTTCAAAAAATCCCAATTTACAAAATATACCTGTAGGAATACAAAGTAATATACAAATAAGAAAAGCTTTTATTGCTGAAGATGGATATAAACTTGTAGGAGTTGATTACTCTCAAATTGAACTTAGATTACTTGCACACTTTTCACAAGATGATGCTTTAGTTGATGCATTTAAACAAGATTTAGATATTCACTACCAAACAGCAGTTAAAATTTTTGGAGAGAGTAAGGCAAAAAATAAAAGATCAATTGCAAAAACAATTAATTTTGGTTTACTCTATGGAATGGGTAGTAAAAAATTAGCAGATACATTAAATATTACAACAAAAGAGGCAAAAATATATATAGATTCATATTTTGAAGCATTTAAAAGTGTAAAAGATTATTTTAAATCTATTGAAGATGGTGTAAAAGAAAAAGGTTATGTAAAGACCTTATTAAATAGAAAAAGACTTTTTGATTTTCAAGGAGCTAGTCCTATGCTACAAGCGGCATATTTACGAGAAGCTGTAAATACACTTTTTCAAGGTAGTGCAGCAGATTTAATAAAATTAGCCATGATAAAAATACATTTAAAATATAAAGATAATAAAAATGTAAAAATGCTTTTACAAATCCATGATGAACTTATATTTGAAATAAAAGATGAATTTGTAGATGAAATAACTAAAGATATAAAAAATATTATGGAGAATATTTTTATTTTAAATATTCCTCTTAAAGTTTCAGTCGCAGTTGGAAATTCTTGGCAAGATTTGAAATAG
- the kdsB gene encoding 3-deoxy-manno-octulosonate cytidylyltransferase, with product MIIIPARLNSSRFENKILVDILGLPMVIKTAKQVSSLDKVVIATDSHKVIDLAYKYGFDAVMTSIEHNSGTDRINEAVNRLNLSDDEIIINVQADEPFIEESVVKSVMQKVKDIKDQDDILITSCYKEINSEAADDPNLVKVILNELGNAIYFSRAKIPYHRDHKENSNYFGHLGIYGFTKKSLNKFCSLNSSKLEDIEKLEQLRAIDNGFKISMVKVESKSFGIDTKEDLDRALKLFK from the coding sequence ATGATAATAATACCCGCAAGGTTAAATTCAAGCCGATTTGAAAATAAAATTTTAGTAGATATTTTAGGTCTTCCAATGGTTATAAAAACTGCTAAACAAGTAAGTTCTCTAGATAAAGTAGTAATAGCAACAGATAGTCACAAAGTGATTGATTTAGCTTATAAATATGGCTTTGATGCAGTTATGACGTCAATTGAACATAATAGTGGGACAGATAGAATAAATGAAGCTGTAAATAGATTAAATTTAAGTGATGATGAAATAATCATAAATGTTCAAGCAGATGAGCCATTTATTGAAGAAAGTGTTGTAAAAAGTGTGATGCAAAAAGTAAAAGATATAAAAGACCAAGATGACATTTTAATAACTTCTTGCTATAAAGAGATTAATAGTGAAGCAGCTGACGATCCAAATTTAGTAAAAGTTATACTAAATGAACTAGGAAATGCTATATATTTTTCAAGAGCAAAAATTCCATATCATAGGGATCACAAAGAAAATTCTAATTATTTTGGACATTTAGGAATATATGGGTTTACAAAAAAATCTTTAAATAAGTTTTGTAGTTTAAACTCTTCAAAATTAGAAGATATAGAGAAATTAGAACAATTAAGAGCAATCGACAATGGTTTTAAAATTTCTATGGTAAAAGTTGAATCAAAATCATTTGGGATAGATACAAAAGAAGATTTAGATAGAGCTTTAAAATTATTTAAATAA
- the lptB gene encoding LPS export ABC transporter ATP-binding protein, giving the protein MHKLEIVDIKKSIKKTEILHGISLEVNSGEIVGLLGPNGAGKTTTFYTVCGLVKPSSGTVFFDKEDITKLPLHKRALKGIGYLPQESSIFKDLSVEDNLLLAAEIIFDDEDEQKRRVEELLELFNIEPIRQRKGISLSGGERRRTEIARALVSKPKFLLLDEPFAGVDPIAVKDIQEIIHQLTKINIGVLITDHNVRETLQICDRAYVMKSGSLLSSGTSEEIKNDPKVKEHYLGEDFSF; this is encoded by the coding sequence ATGCATAAATTAGAAATTGTTGATATTAAAAAAAGTATTAAAAAAACAGAGATTTTACATGGTATTTCACTTGAAGTAAATAGTGGTGAGATAGTTGGACTTTTAGGACCAAATGGAGCAGGTAAAACAACTACATTTTATACAGTTTGTGGTCTTGTAAAACCTAGTAGTGGAACAGTATTTTTTGATAAAGAAGATATTACAAAATTACCACTTCATAAAAGAGCACTAAAAGGAATAGGTTATTTACCACAAGAGTCTTCTATTTTTAAAGATTTAAGTGTTGAAGATAATTTATTATTAGCTGCTGAGATTATATTTGATGATGAAGATGAACAAAAAAGAAGAGTTGAAGAACTTCTTGAACTATTTAATATTGAGCCAATAAGACAAAGAAAAGGTATTTCACTTTCTGGTGGAGAAAGAAGAAGAACAGAAATCGCAAGAGCATTGGTTTCTAAACCAAAATTTTTACTTTTAGATGAACCATTTGCAGGAGTTGATCCAATAGCTGTAAAAGATATTCAAGAAATCATTCATCAATTAACAAAAATAAATATTGGGGTTTTAATAACAGACCATAATGTTAGAGAAACACTACAAATATGTGATAGAGCTTATGTTATGAAATCTGGGAGCTTATTAAGTAGTGGGACTTCAGAAGAGATAAAAAATGATCCAAAAGTAAAAGAACATTACTTAGGAGAGGATTTTAGTTTTTAA
- the tsaE gene encoding tRNA (adenosine(37)-N6)-threonylcarbamoyltransferase complex ATPase subunit type 1 TsaE, with protein sequence MKKEFLLSLNEVSTLVSILKDILTRNCVVILRGDLASGKTTLVKSFVKSLELDDLVTSPTFSLQAIYSDKIFHYDLYNKSLDEFISLGMLEEFEKNGIHFVEWGDEKLEKLLKDYGYEVMVINIFKENNKRLYKIDA encoded by the coding sequence TTGAAAAAAGAGTTTTTATTAAGCTTAAACGAAGTTAGTACATTAGTTAGTATTTTAAAAGATATTTTAACTAGAAATTGTGTAGTGATTTTAAGAGGAGATTTAGCAAGTGGAAAAACAACTTTAGTTAAAAGTTTTGTTAAATCATTGGAGTTAGATGATTTAGTAACATCTCCAACTTTTTCTTTACAAGCTATATATTCAGATAAAATATTTCATTATGATCTATATAATAAAAGTTTAGATGAATTTATAAGCTTAGGAATGCTAGAAGAATTTGAGAAAAATGGAATTCACTTTGTAGAGTGGGGTGATGAAAAGCTTGAAAAACTTTTAAAAGACTATGGCTATGAAGTTATGGTTATAAATATTTTTAAAGAAAATAATAAAAGGTTGTATAAAATAGATGCATAA
- the trpD gene encoding anthranilate phosphoribosyltransferase — MFIETKSKFSDIFEDKLSFDEIRDYFLALCERGETASELAGAASAMRDYVIPLPISHDLQKKSIDVVGTGGDKSYSFNISSTVSILLAAAGCYVAKHGNRSVTSKSGSADMLESLGVNLNLSLEDTAKMLEDTGFAFMFAANHHPAMRFITPVRKSIPHRTIMNIIGPLCNPAGVEKQVIGVFHKDYINRIATALDLLECRRAIVVASNDGMDEISVSDITYATLLLNGKIEELEINPENYGIKLSHKDDIVGAGPEVNAQITRDILNGTLSGPKRDIVLLNSAAALIVDEKARDFQDGIQISKEIIDSKKAKEKLEQIIKISQKMSC; from the coding sequence ATGTTTATTGAAACAAAAAGTAAATTCAGTGATATATTTGAAGACAAATTATCTTTCGATGAAATAAGAGATTATTTTTTAGCTCTTTGTGAAAGAGGAGAAACTGCTTCAGAACTTGCAGGAGCTGCAAGTGCAATGAGAGATTATGTAATTCCTCTTCCTATTTCACATGATTTACAAAAAAAATCAATAGATGTTGTTGGAACAGGTGGAGATAAAAGTTATAGTTTCAATATTTCTAGTACAGTTTCTATCCTTCTAGCAGCAGCAGGTTGTTATGTGGCAAAACATGGTAATAGAAGTGTTACAAGTAAAAGTGGAAGTGCTGATATGTTGGAATCTTTGGGAGTAAACTTAAATCTAAGTTTAGAAGATACTGCTAAAATGCTTGAAGATACTGGATTTGCATTTATGTTTGCAGCTAACCATCACCCTGCTATGAGATTTATAACTCCTGTTAGAAAGTCAATACCTCATAGAACAATTATGAATATTATTGGTCCTTTATGTAATCCTGCTGGTGTTGAAAAACAAGTAATAGGTGTATTTCATAAAGATTATATCAATAGAATTGCAACTGCTTTAGATTTATTAGAATGTAGAAGAGCTATAGTTGTAGCATCAAATGATGGAATGGATGAAATATCTGTTTCAGATATTACTTATGCAACATTGTTATTAAATGGTAAAATAGAAGAATTAGAGATAAATCCAGAAAATTATGGAATAAAGTTAAGTCATAAAGATGATATTGTTGGGGCTGGACCAGAAGTTAATGCTCAAATTACAAGAGATATTTTAAATGGTACTTTAAGTGGACCAAAAAGAGATATTGTTTTACTTAACTCTGCAGCAGCTTTAATTGTAGATGAAAAAGCTAGAGATTTTCAAGATGGAATACAAATATCTAAAGAGATTATAGATAGTAAAAAAGCAAAAGAAAAATTAGAGCAAATTATTAAAATTTCACAAAAGATGAGTTGTTAA
- a CDS encoding DUF234 domain-containing protein, translating to MIILDKSIREQFSIFCNTNNITDMPIAIKYFTIFGGLDIKIDITKPIIELIEKHILNNYQYFRSEINRLTGGYHVNSAILTGIALGDRKTTNAFKRAHVSFEEGIKCIESLYEKEIIEIDSSQNFLLGKRNDSKTPKKLIFTNPFIRFWFGFISPIYKGIKEGKYEEFKIKLEGRESDFSDFIFEELALSFVNNTFVEDKIKQHGQYWNEKIQIPIVAKTTSDKTIIGFSKYTDNKMKKSELNKFLEDCKKEDIFADIVVIFAKNGYSTELKALKSDTLKLFNAKSLKALV from the coding sequence ATGATTATATTAGATAAATCAATAAGAGAACAATTTAGCATTTTTTGTAATACAAATAATATAACCGATATGCCAATAGCAATAAAATATTTTACAATATTTGGTGGTCTTGATATAAAAATAGATATAACAAAACCTATAATAGAATTAATAGAAAAACATATTTTAAACAATTATCAATATTTTAGAAGTGAAATAAATCGTTTAACAGGTGGCTATCATGTTAATAGTGCAATTCTTACGGGAATAGCTTTAGGAGATAGAAAAACAACGAATGCTTTTAAAAGAGCTCATGTTAGTTTTGAAGAAGGTATAAAATGTATAGAATCACTTTATGAAAAAGAGATTATAGAAATTGACTCTTCACAAAATTTTCTTTTGGGTAAAAGAAATGATTCTAAAACACCTAAAAAACTAATCTTTACAAATCCATTTATTAGATTTTGGTTTGGATTTATTTCTCCTATTTATAAAGGGATAAAAGAGGGAAAGTATGAAGAATTCAAAATAAAACTTGAAGGAAGAGAGTCTGATTTTAGTGATTTTATATTTGAAGAATTAGCTTTATCTTTTGTAAATAATACATTTGTTGAAGATAAAATCAAACAACATGGACAATACTGGAATGAAAAAATTCAAATTCCTATAGTTGCAAAAACAACTTCAGATAAAACAATAATTGGATTTTCTAAATATACAGACAATAAAATGAAAAAAAGTGAATTAAACAAATTTTTAGAAGATTGTAAAAAAGAAGATATATTTGCTGATATTGTAGTTATTTTTGCAAAAAATGGATATTCAACAGAACTAAAGGCTCTAAAAAGTGATACTTTAAAACTATTTAATGCCAAAAGTTTGAAAGCTTTAGTTTAA
- a CDS encoding S4 domain-containing protein, whose product MRIDKFLNAVNITKRRAVAEDMLEHKVVFLNNIAVKKAKDVKVGDIIEIKYLEKSEKFKILQIPNTKSTPKSKIDEYVQKLN is encoded by the coding sequence ATGAGAATAGATAAATTTTTAAATGCTGTAAATATTACAAAACGAAGAGCTGTTGCTGAAGATATGTTAGAACATAAAGTTGTTTTTCTGAATAATATTGCTGTAAAAAAAGCAAAAGATGTAAAAGTAGGGGATATTATTGAAATAAAATATCTTGAAAAAAGTGAAAAATTTAAAATTTTACAAATACCAAATACTAAATCAACACCAAAATCAAAAATAGATGAATATGTACAAAAACTAAATTAA
- a CDS encoding argininosuccinate synthase, translated as MSKKDIKKVVLAYSGGLDTSIILKWLQDEYNAEVITFTADLGQGEEVEPARAKAIACGIKPENVFILDIKEEFVKDYVFPMFRANAIYEGEYLLGTSIARPLIAKKLVEIANEKGAEAVSHGATGKGNDQVRFELGALALNPDLKVIAPWREWDLNSRESLLEYAKKNGIEISQKHVDENGNPKISPYSMDANLLHISYEGLHLENPANEPEESMWLWTNSPEKAPDQAEYITIGYKNGDPISINGKELSPATLLKTLNEYGNKHGIGRVDIVENRYVGMKARGCYETPGGTIMLKAHRAIESLTLDREEAHLKDELMPRYAKLIYQGYWFSPEREMLQAAIDATQKNVEGTVKLKLYKGNVTIVGRESSKSLYDDAYSTFEKDEVYNQKDAEGFIRLNALRFIIAGKKNKK; from the coding sequence ATGAGTAAAAAAGATATAAAAAAAGTTGTACTTGCTTATAGTGGTGGTTTAGATACTTCTATTATTTTAAAATGGCTTCAAGATGAATATAACGCAGAAGTTATTACTTTTACAGCTGATTTAGGACAAGGCGAAGAAGTTGAACCAGCACGAGCAAAAGCTATTGCTTGTGGGATAAAACCAGAAAATGTTTTTATATTAGATATTAAAGAAGAGTTTGTAAAAGATTATGTTTTCCCTATGTTTAGAGCAAATGCTATTTATGAAGGTGAATACTTACTTGGAACAAGTATTGCAAGACCTCTTATTGCAAAAAAACTTGTAGAAATTGCAAATGAAAAAGGTGCAGAAGCTGTAAGTCATGGAGCAACAGGAAAAGGAAATGACCAAGTAAGATTTGAATTAGGAGCATTAGCTTTAAATCCTGATTTAAAAGTTATTGCACCTTGGAGAGAATGGGATTTAAACTCAAGAGAAAGTTTACTTGAATATGCTAAAAAAAATGGAATTGAAATATCACAAAAACATGTTGATGAAAATGGAAATCCTAAAATAAGCCCTTATTCTATGGATGCAAATTTACTTCATATATCTTATGAAGGTTTACATTTAGAAAATCCAGCTAATGAACCTGAAGAATCAATGTGGTTATGGACAAATTCTCCAGAAAAAGCGCCTGATCAAGCAGAATATATAACAATAGGATATAAAAATGGAGATCCAATTTCTATAAATGGAAAAGAGTTATCACCAGCAACACTACTTAAAACTTTAAATGAATATGGAAATAAACATGGTATTGGAAGAGTAGATATTGTTGAAAATAGATATGTTGGTATGAAAGCAAGAGGTTGTTATGAAACTCCAGGTGGAACAATAATGTTAAAAGCTCACAGAGCAATAGAGTCTTTAACACTTGATAGAGAAGAAGCTCATTTAAAAGATGAATTAATGCCAAGATATGCAAAATTAATTTATCAAGGATATTGGTTCTCACCAGAAAGAGAGATGCTTCAAGCTGCTATTGATGCAACTCAAAAAAATGTTGAGGGTACAGTAAAACTAAAACTTTATAAAGGAAATGTAACTATTGTAGGAAGAGAATCTTCAAAATCTTTATATGATGATGCTTACTCAACTTTTGAAAAAGATGAAGTTTATAATCAAAAAGATGCAGAAGGATTTATAAGACTTAATGCTTTAAGATTTATAATTGCAGGTAAAAAAAATAAAAAATAA
- a CDS encoding AMP-binding protein, translating to MRFDFKLMDFVECDKYSHKLAVCGSNKDLTWSEFKNEVDILKEKLLKYHLPKAHPIIIYGHKEVDFVISIVACMSLGFPYIPIDTIYPKDRVNKIVDIVKSSLTINTIENNIYFDEKNLSTTYFLNDQIIYIIFTSGSTGEPKGVQITQNSILDFQKWLNNDFGLSQNSIFMNQAPFSFDLSVYELVGFLSLGGTIVLNSKDVIENHLEYFKRLKKYACNVWVSTPSFISKLLLSSEFVEENIKSLKTFLFCGEVLPSTTVKRIKNNFPNSKVLNTYGPTEATVATTLVEITLEILEKYTKNLPVGYVKSGTVINLLDIDSENIGEIEIVGDNVSIGYFKNEELNRQKFEKKYEKRSFRTGDFGYFEDNLLFFANRKDELIKLHGFRIELGEIDKELINNKLIDEAITIPLKRGNEVVKLISFIICNHKLDIEKLKKGILKNLPYYMVPSDIVILDYFPYNPNHKIDKNELINIYKNM from the coding sequence ATGAGATTTGATTTTAAACTAATGGATTTTGTTGAATGCGATAAATATAGTCATAAATTAGCAGTTTGTGGAAGTAATAAAGATTTAACTTGGAGTGAATTTAAAAATGAAGTTGATATTTTAAAAGAAAAACTTTTAAAATATCATCTTCCTAAAGCTCATCCAATAATAATATATGGACATAAAGAAGTTGATTTTGTAATAAGTATTGTTGCTTGTATGAGTTTAGGTTTTCCATATATTCCTATTGATACAATCTACCCCAAAGATAGAGTTAATAAAATAGTTGATATTGTAAAATCTTCACTAACAATAAATACAATTGAAAATAACATATATTTTGATGAAAAAAATCTTTCTACAACATATTTTTTAAATGACCAAATTATTTATATAATATTTACATCAGGAAGTACAGGAGAACCAAAAGGTGTACAAATAACGCAAAACTCTATTTTAGATTTCCAAAAATGGTTAAATAATGATTTTGGATTATCACAAAATAGTATTTTTATGAATCAAGCACCTTTTAGTTTTGATTTATCAGTTTATGAATTAGTTGGATTTTTAAGCCTTGGTGGAACTATAGTTTTAAATAGTAAAGATGTAATAGAAAATCATCTTGAATATTTTAAAAGATTAAAAAAATATGCTTGTAATGTTTGGGTTTCAACACCATCATTTATTAGTAAACTTTTACTTTCAAGTGAATTTGTAGAAGAAAATATAAAAAGTTTAAAAACCTTTCTTTTTTGTGGAGAAGTTTTACCATCAACTACTGTAAAAAGAATAAAAAATAATTTCCCAAATTCAAAAGTTTTAAATACTTATGGACCAACTGAAGCTACTGTTGCTACAACATTAGTTGAAATAACTTTAGAAATTTTGGAAAAATATACTAAAAATTTGCCAGTTGGCTATGTAAAGTCTGGAACAGTTATAAATCTATTAGATATTGATAGTGAAAATATAGGTGAAATAGAGATAGTTGGTGATAATGTATCTATTGGATATTTTAAAAATGAAGAGTTAAATAGACAAAAATTTGAAAAGAAATATGAAAAAAGAAGTTTTAGAACAGGAGATTTTGGATATTTTGAAGATAATTTATTGTTTTTTGCAAATAGAAAAGATGAACTTATAAAACTTCATGGATTTAGAATAGAATTAGGAGAGATAGATAAAGAGCTTATAAATAATAAATTAATAGATGAAGCTATAACAATACCACTTAAAAGAGGAAATGAAGTAGTTAAATTAATATCTTTTATTATTTGTAATCATAAGCTAGATATTGAAAAATTAAAAAAAGGTATTTTGAAAAATCTTCCATATTATATGGTTCCATCAGATATTGTTATTTTAGATTACTTTCCATATAATCCAAATCATAAAATTGATAAAAATGAGTTAATAAATATTTATAAGAATATGTAG
- a CDS encoding MBOAT family O-acyltransferase: MQDYLPFSGLGFFLISFTFIFFLYLFKNILNKFISYKTLMFLTVICYTYFFIPESYELFLLLLYVYIIYYIFVINDYKDTLFPMIVIAFPMILHKIDISNPMFKIIGISYITFRTIQAIVDSHNYGKLSFLEFTSFLLFPTTLLAGPIDRSYRFQDDLKKGYENLTLSNILKGWEILVIGILFKFVFAEFIAMFWLGKIDSHSTLLIDMINSAYSYTIYLFFDFAGYSAMAVGLSIMMGIFIPMNFNHPYLAPNPQDFWRRFHITLGSWLTDYFFKPLYKYLHNFEFLKGRKLLIQNIAITCTFLLMGMWNGLTWYFIFSGFLFGVYSSIHNTYVLYLKKGGYDYFSFFPQVISINLKRFLMINGAVFALYFFSGRVPI; this comes from the coding sequence ATGCAAGACTATTTACCTTTTTCTGGATTGGGATTTTTTTTAATTAGTTTTACATTTATCTTTTTTTTATATCTGTTTAAAAATATTTTAAATAAATTTATTTCATATAAAACTTTAATGTTTTTAACTGTAATTTGCTATACATATTTCTTTATCCCTGAATCTTATGAACTTTTTTTACTTCTCTTGTATGTATATATTATTTATTATATTTTTGTTATAAATGATTATAAAGATACTTTATTTCCTATGATTGTTATTGCTTTTCCTATGATTTTACATAAAATTGATATTTCTAATCCAATGTTTAAGATTATAGGGATTTCATATATTACCTTTAGGACTATCCAGGCAATAGTAGATAGTCATAATTACGGCAAACTTTCATTTCTTGAGTTTACTTCTTTTTTATTATTTCCAACTACACTTCTTGCAGGACCAATAGATAGGTCATATAGATTTCAAGATGATTTAAAAAAGGGTTATGAAAATTTAACTTTATCAAATATTTTAAAAGGTTGGGAAATTTTAGTCATTGGAATTTTATTTAAATTTGTTTTTGCAGAGTTTATTGCTATGTTCTGGTTAGGAAAAATTGATTCACATAGTACTCTTTTAATTGATATGATAAATAGTGCATATTCATATACAATTTATCTATTCTTTGATTTTGCAGGATATAGTGCAATGGCTGTTGGACTTAGTATTATGATGGGTATTTTTATTCCTATGAACTTTAATCACCCATATCTTGCACCAAATCCACAAGATTTTTGGAGAAGATTTCATATTACACTTGGTAGTTGGCTAACTGATTATTTTTTTAAACCTTTATATAAATATCTTCATAATTTTGAGTTTTTAAAAGGAAGAAAACTTCTCATTCAAAATATAGCAATAACTTGTACTTTTTTGCTTATGGGAATGTGGAATGGACTAACTTGGTATTTTATTTTTAGTGGTTTTTTATTTGGAGTGTATTCAAGTATACATAATACCTATGTTTTATATTTAAAAAAAGGAGGATATGATTATTTTTCATTTTTTCCACAAGTAATAAGTATAAATTTAAAAAGATTTTTGATGATAAATGGTGCAGTTTTTGCTTTATATTTTTTTAGTGGGAGAGTTCCTATATGA